From Granulicella sp. WH15, the proteins below share one genomic window:
- a CDS encoding M14 family zinc carboxypeptidase, with product MTSNFACSTPIRRWAFVPPIESARRVILAGLLGATLASTALAQSAAKPAAPQKNDEEYTRLIHEYLSDPRFTTELVDHLPASATIPTPLKFFGKMPGQPGELYYSEEINKYYEALAKAAPGRAKFWTLGKSEEGRDMVVLAIGSEDAIKNLDKYKADLGALTDPRKTSEAEAQKIIHTSKPLYWITSGIHSPETGGPQMLTELAYRLLVEDTPLIKNIREHTIVFITPVVETDGRDKQVDTYYYGKKTGKPRPPLMYWGKYVAHDNNRDGMGQGLALTQHITDGVLTWHPTILHDLHEAQSYLYVSTGTGPYNPSLDPIAPDEWWLLAETEVMEMAKRNVPGVFTYGFYDGWVPNYLFWIAETHNSFGRFYEVQSYGPDVQEKLQLPATTTSREWYRTNPPLPTIKWGPRNNTNIQESAILFALDKVSTDHSLYLENYWLKNKRSVDKGKDGPVYGWVIPAAQARRSNAADMVNDLRRQGVEFNIATSAGQFGSTAVAPGDYVIRADQPFRTLVDMYFSLQNYPVTNPLPYDDTGWTMPLMRNIVVHPITDKTVLSATMKPLTEDVVLPGTVNGTGSTLVVDANTDNVLVTFRFSNPSVPMQAAEDNFDLDGHHLHAGAFIVPDGANNAAIKASIQKLGLIAYATSSAPAVKTHPLTVPRIGYVHSWQRTQDEGWVRLALDRYGVPFTYFSDQKLREGHLREKYDVIVFPSIGGSSISQVNGIPKTGPDPIPYKKSELTPNLGAEDSSDDIRGGMGVDGLNELAKFVREGGTLLTEGSTTTILPDYGITAGVHVEHPTHLYTKGSIMRGMIVDHKSPIVYGYTGNDLPVYFSAEPVLVAGAAAAGGGRQTSSVVPGVAYDITPNANPVKLSPFVVEGDDTPPTPPPTAAQISEAEGMRQMMRQFGFVDDATPPRVVMQFPEKSSDILLSGALSGGEALSKRALALDVPLGQGHVVMFALRPFWRWQTQGTYMLGFNTLLNWDHLDAGKDAAKPAPRNRGSRGEDAAGGSN from the coding sequence ATGACCTCTAACTTTGCTTGCTCCACTCCGATCCGGAGGTGGGCCTTCGTCCCTCCGATCGAGAGCGCCCGTCGCGTCATCCTTGCCGGTCTCCTTGGTGCCACTCTGGCGAGCACCGCGCTGGCCCAGTCTGCCGCCAAGCCCGCCGCGCCGCAGAAGAACGACGAGGAGTACACGCGGCTGATCCACGAGTACCTCTCGGACCCTCGGTTCACGACGGAGCTGGTCGATCACTTGCCCGCGTCGGCGACGATCCCCACGCCATTGAAGTTCTTCGGCAAGATGCCGGGGCAGCCGGGCGAACTGTACTACTCCGAGGAGATCAACAAGTACTACGAGGCGCTGGCCAAGGCCGCGCCGGGGCGGGCGAAGTTCTGGACGCTGGGCAAGAGCGAAGAGGGGCGCGACATGGTCGTGCTCGCCATCGGCAGCGAGGATGCGATCAAGAACCTCGATAAATACAAGGCCGACCTGGGCGCGCTGACCGATCCGCGCAAGACCAGCGAGGCCGAGGCCCAGAAGATCATCCACACCTCGAAGCCGCTCTACTGGATCACCAGCGGCATCCACTCGCCCGAGACCGGCGGCCCGCAGATGCTCACCGAGCTGGCCTACCGGCTGCTGGTCGAGGACACGCCGCTCATCAAGAACATCCGCGAGCACACCATCGTCTTCATCACGCCGGTCGTCGAGACCGACGGCCGCGACAAGCAGGTGGACACCTACTACTACGGCAAGAAGACCGGCAAGCCGCGTCCTCCGCTGATGTACTGGGGCAAGTACGTGGCCCACGACAACAACCGCGACGGCATGGGTCAGGGCCTCGCGCTGACGCAGCACATCACCGACGGCGTACTCACCTGGCACCCGACCATCCTGCACGACCTGCACGAGGCCCAGAGCTACCTTTACGTCTCGACCGGCACCGGCCCCTACAATCCTTCGCTCGACCCCATCGCGCCCGACGAGTGGTGGCTGCTGGCCGAGACCGAGGTGATGGAGATGGCCAAGCGCAACGTGCCCGGCGTCTTCACCTATGGCTTCTACGACGGCTGGGTGCCGAACTACCTCTTCTGGATCGCCGAGACGCATAACTCCTTCGGCCGCTTCTACGAGGTGCAGTCGTACGGACCTGACGTGCAGGAGAAGTTGCAACTGCCCGCGACCACGACGAGCCGCGAGTGGTACCGCACCAACCCGCCGCTGCCCACCATCAAGTGGGGGCCGCGCAACAACACCAACATTCAGGAGTCGGCGATCCTCTTCGCGCTGGACAAGGTCTCGACCGATCACTCGCTCTATCTCGAGAACTACTGGCTGAAGAACAAGCGTTCGGTGGACAAGGGCAAGGACGGCCCGGTCTACGGCTGGGTGATCCCCGCCGCACAGGCCCGCCGCAGCAACGCGGCCGACATGGTCAACGACCTGCGCCGCCAGGGAGTCGAGTTCAACATCGCTACGTCGGCTGGGCAGTTCGGCTCGACGGCGGTGGCTCCGGGCGACTATGTCATCCGCGCCGATCAGCCCTTCCGCACGCTGGTCGATATGTACTTCAGCCTGCAAAATTACCCGGTGACCAACCCGCTGCCCTACGACGACACCGGCTGGACGATGCCGCTGATGCGCAATATCGTGGTGCATCCCATCACGGACAAGACCGTGCTCTCGGCCACGATGAAGCCGCTGACGGAGGACGTCGTACTGCCGGGTACGGTCAACGGCACTGGCTCCACGCTGGTGGTCGACGCCAACACCGACAACGTGCTGGTGACCTTCCGCTTCTCGAACCCGTCGGTGCCGATGCAGGCGGCTGAGGACAACTTCGACCTTGACGGACATCATCTGCACGCGGGCGCGTTCATCGTTCCCGACGGCGCGAACAACGCGGCGATCAAGGCGTCGATCCAGAAGCTTGGCCTGATCGCCTACGCTACGTCGTCAGCTCCCGCGGTCAAGACGCATCCGCTCACCGTGCCCCGCATCGGCTACGTCCACTCGTGGCAGCGCACGCAGGACGAGGGTTGGGTACGCTTGGCGCTCGACCGCTACGGCGTCCCGTTCACCTACTTCTCCGACCAGAAGCTGCGCGAGGGCCATCTGCGCGAGAAGTACGACGTCATCGTCTTCCCGAGCATCGGCGGCTCGTCCATCTCGCAGGTCAACGGCATCCCCAAGACCGGTCCCGATCCGATCCCCTACAAGAAGTCGGAGCTGACGCCGAACCTCGGCGCGGAGGACTCGAGCGACGACATCCGCGGCGGCATGGGCGTGGACGGCCTGAATGAGCTGGCTAAGTTCGTCCGTGAGGGCGGAACTCTGCTGACTGAAGGCTCGACCACGACCATCCTGCCCGACTACGGCATCACCGCCGGCGTTCATGTGGAGCATCCTACGCATCTCTACACCAAGGGCTCGATCATGCGCGGCATGATCGTCGATCACAAGAGCCCCATCGTCTACGGCTACACGGGCAACGACCTGCCGGTCTACTTCAGTGCGGAGCCGGTGCTGGTAGCCGGTGCCGCCGCTGCCGGTGGCGGACGCCAGACTAGCTCGGTGGTGCCCGGCGTGGCCTACGACATCACGCCGAACGCCAACCCGGTGAAGCTCTCGCCCTTCGTGGTCGAGGGTGACGATACTCCGCCCACGCCGCCGCCCACTGCCGCGCAGATCTCCGAGGCAGAGGGGATGCGGCAGATGATGCGTCAGTTCGGCTTCGTCGACGATGCGACCCCGCCGCGCGTGGTGATGCAGTTCCCGGAGAAGAGCTCAGACATCCTGCTTTCGGGCGCACTCTCCGGTGGCGAGGCTCTGAGCAAGCGCGCTCTGGCGCTTGATGTGCCGCTCGGCCAGGGGCACGTGGTGATGTTCGCGCTGCGTCCCTTCTGGCGTTGGCAGACACAGGGCACCTACATGCTCGGCTTCAACACGCTGCTGAACTGGGATCATCTCGACGCAGGCAAGGACGCGGCCAAGCCCGCGCCGCGCAACCGTGGCTCACGCGGAGAAGATGCCGCTGGTGGAAGCAACTAA
- a CDS encoding M14 family metallopeptidase encodes MPRFHTSALRLASTLCTVALALLPVAHAQKPRTITSPQQQFGHEIGADYQLVNYTQETEYLQKLAKESDRMKLVDIGLTAEGRHQYMAIMSAPENMAKLEHYREISEKLARAKDLTDEQAKALAEEGKAIVWIDGGLHASETVGAQQLVETIYELNSKTDPETMRFLHDDIVLCTFANPDGMELVSDWYMRNPDPTKRAMAGVPRLWQKYIGHDDNRDFYMSNMPETTNVNRILSRVWYPQIVYNHHQAGPAGTVIFMPPFRDPNSYHYDPLLVLGIEAVGTAMHERLVEEKKPGSISRTGTSYSTWYNGGLRTISYFHNQIGLLTEIIGDPTPQPLPLVPAQQLPRNDLVYPIKPQMWHYAQSIAYEQTNNRAVMDYASRERTHVLYNIYLMAKNSVDAGSTDSWTVTPKRVEALEAAAEKAGVHVSHGGPLDPGAENGGVRGGGVPADLYNTVLHDPAMRDPRGYIISADQPDFPTATKYINTLMKTGIEVEQATAAFDVAGKHYPAGSYVVLTAQAFRPEILDQFEPQDHPNDFPYPGGPPNRPYDTTGWTLAYQMGVKFDRVLDPFTGPFELIKTDLAKPLPGTIAGVSGTPAGYLVSHEYNDAYTLTNRLLKAGQPVYWLKSATSAGGKQLPPGALWLPYSADTAKLLDTAVKTLGINAFAVAQAPTGEAIQVHPIRVGLVDQYGGSMPSGWIRWLFEQFEFPFTVVYPQTLDAGNLHDKFDVLVFADGSIHAGGGRGGRGFGQLAPEDVPAEFRPWLGNITPEKTIPQLEAFVKDGGSLLAIGGSTSIASFLKLPLKDAPTEIVKGKEEAVPPERFYIPGSLLKARVNSADPLAYGVPAKVVFDFDHSPSFQLSPDAQIKGLRTVAWYDDENLLASGWAWGSKYINHSTAIAEAPVGKGKVVLYGPEVTFRGQPHSTFKFLFNGVLDGAGTEVTLK; translated from the coding sequence GTGCCAAGGTTCCATACCTCTGCCCTTCGTCTTGCCAGCACCCTCTGTACGGTGGCGCTGGCTTTGCTGCCTGTCGCGCACGCCCAGAAGCCGCGCACCATCACTTCTCCGCAGCAGCAGTTCGGCCACGAGATCGGCGCCGACTACCAGCTCGTCAACTACACGCAGGAGACCGAGTACCTGCAAAAGCTGGCGAAGGAGTCCGACCGCATGAAGCTGGTCGACATCGGCCTGACCGCTGAGGGACGCCACCAGTACATGGCCATCATGAGCGCGCCCGAGAACATGGCGAAGCTCGAGCACTACCGCGAGATCTCCGAGAAGCTGGCCCGCGCGAAGGACCTGACCGACGAGCAGGCCAAGGCCCTGGCCGAAGAGGGCAAGGCAATCGTCTGGATCGACGGCGGACTCCACGCCTCCGAGACCGTGGGCGCGCAGCAGCTCGTTGAGACTATTTACGAGCTGAACAGCAAGACCGACCCCGAGACGATGCGCTTCCTGCACGACGACATCGTGCTCTGCACCTTCGCCAACCCCGACGGCATGGAGCTGGTTTCCGACTGGTACATGCGCAACCCCGATCCCACCAAGCGCGCGATGGCTGGGGTGCCGCGCCTGTGGCAGAAGTACATCGGCCACGACGACAACCGCGACTTCTACATGAGCAATATGCCGGAGACGACCAACGTCAACCGCATCCTCTCGCGCGTCTGGTATCCGCAGATCGTCTACAACCACCACCAGGCTGGCCCGGCGGGCACGGTCATTTTCATGCCGCCCTTCCGCGACCCCAACAGCTACCACTACGATCCGCTGCTCGTCCTCGGCATCGAGGCCGTAGGCACGGCGATGCACGAGCGCCTGGTCGAAGAGAAGAAGCCCGGCTCCATCTCGCGCACGGGCACCTCGTACTCCACCTGGTACAACGGCGGCCTGCGCACCATCTCTTACTTCCACAACCAGATCGGCCTGCTGACCGAGATCATTGGCGACCCCACGCCGCAGCCTCTGCCGCTGGTGCCCGCGCAGCAGCTCCCACGCAACGACCTTGTCTACCCCATCAAGCCGCAGATGTGGCACTACGCGCAGTCCATCGCGTACGAGCAGACCAACAACCGCGCGGTGATGGACTACGCCTCGCGCGAGCGCACGCACGTTCTCTACAACATCTACCTGATGGCGAAGAACTCGGTCGACGCAGGCAGTACCGACTCGTGGACAGTGACGCCGAAGCGGGTCGAGGCGCTCGAAGCCGCAGCCGAGAAGGCGGGCGTGCACGTAAGCCACGGCGGTCCGCTCGATCCCGGAGCCGAGAACGGCGGTGTTCGCGGCGGCGGCGTTCCGGCCGACCTCTACAACACCGTGCTGCACGATCCCGCCATGCGCGATCCGCGTGGCTACATCATCAGCGCCGATCAGCCCGACTTCCCCACGGCCACCAAGTACATCAACACGCTGATGAAGACCGGCATCGAGGTCGAGCAGGCCACCGCAGCCTTCGACGTAGCGGGCAAGCACTACCCCGCCGGATCGTATGTCGTGCTTACCGCGCAGGCCTTCCGCCCGGAGATCCTCGACCAGTTCGAGCCGCAGGATCACCCCAACGACTTCCCCTATCCGGGCGGTCCCCCGAACCGTCCCTACGACACCACCGGCTGGACGCTCGCTTACCAGATGGGCGTCAAGTTCGACCGCGTGCTCGACCCCTTCACCGGCCCCTTTGAGCTCATCAAGACCGACTTGGCGAAGCCCTTGCCGGGCACCATCGCCGGAGTCAGCGGCACTCCGGCGGGCTACCTCGTCAGCCACGAGTACAACGACGCCTACACGCTCACCAACCGCCTGCTCAAGGCCGGGCAGCCGGTCTACTGGCTGAAGTCCGCCACCTCAGCCGGTGGCAAACAACTGCCTCCGGGCGCTCTGTGGCTGCCCTACTCGGCTGACACCGCCAAGCTGCTCGATACAGCAGTGAAGACGCTCGGCATCAACGCCTTCGCGGTCGCGCAGGCCCCCACGGGCGAGGCCATCCAGGTCCATCCCATCCGCGTCGGCCTGGTCGATCAGTACGGCGGCTCGATGCCCTCGGGCTGGATCCGCTGGCTCTTCGAGCAGTTCGAGTTCCCCTTCACGGTCGTCTATCCGCAGACGCTCGACGCGGGCAACCTGCACGATAAGTTCGACGTGCTGGTCTTCGCGGATGGCTCCATCCACGCGGGCGGAGGCCGTGGCGGACGCGGCTTCGGCCAGCTTGCGCCGGAGGATGTCCCGGCCGAGTTCCGTCCCTGGCTGGGCAACATCACGCCGGAGAAGACGATCCCTCAGCTTGAGGCCTTCGTCAAGGATGGCGGCTCGCTGTTGGCTATCGGAGGCTCCACGTCGATCGCTTCGTTCCTGAAGCTGCCGCTGAAGGACGCTCCCACCGAGATCGTCAAGGGCAAGGAAGAGGCGGTTCCGCCGGAGCGCTTCTACATTCCCGGCTCGCTCTTGAAGGCCCGCGTCAACTCGGCCGATCCGCTTGCTTACGGCGTTCCGGCCAAGGTCGTCTTCGACTTCGATCACAGCCCGTCGTTCCAGCTCTCGCCCGATGCCCAGATCAAGGGGCTGCGGACGGTGGCGTGGTATGACGACGAGAACCTGCTGGCCAGCGGCTGGGCCTGGGGATCGAAGTACATCAACCACAGCACGGCCATTGCCGAGGCTCCGGTAGGGAAGGGCAAGGTGGTGCTCTACGGGCCTGAGGTTACCTTCCGTGGCCAGCCGCACTCGACCTTCAAGTTCCTCTTCAACGGGGTGCTGGATGGCGCGGGCACGGAGGTTACGCTGAAGTAG
- a CDS encoding ribonucleotide-diphosphate reductase subunit beta: MSEATAPVAHSSHNSVAAPDHILDPGLCLTLRPMRFPVFYDMFRDGIKNTWTVEEVDFQTDLTDLKQRITPAEVHVIQRLVAFFATGDSIVSNNLVLNLYKHINSPEARLYLSRQLFEEAVHVQFYLTLLDNYVPDPDERAAAFAAVENIPSISKKADFCMKWMDSIQQLEALETREHRRQFLLNLICFAACIEGLFFFAAFAYVYFFRSKGLLHGLAAGTNWVFRDESCHLEFAFEVVNVVRAQEPDLWDAELEKDIVTMLHEAVDAEAQFAEDLLAGGVAGLSLRDMRQYLGYVADSRLQRLGIAPVFNAKNPFSFMELQDVQELTNFFERRVSAYQSAVQGEVGFGEDF; this comes from the coding sequence ATGTCCGAAGCTACTGCCCCCGTCGCCCATAGCTCGCATAACTCCGTCGCCGCGCCCGACCACATCCTCGACCCCGGCCTCTGCCTCACGCTGCGGCCCATGCGATTCCCCGTCTTCTACGACATGTTCCGCGACGGCATCAAGAACACATGGACCGTAGAAGAGGTGGACTTCCAGACCGACCTTACCGATCTGAAGCAGCGCATTACGCCCGCCGAGGTGCATGTTATTCAGCGGCTGGTGGCCTTCTTCGCTACGGGAGATTCGATCGTCTCGAACAACCTGGTGCTCAACCTGTACAAGCACATCAACTCGCCCGAGGCGCGGCTGTATCTCTCGCGGCAGCTCTTTGAAGAGGCCGTGCATGTGCAGTTCTACCTGACGCTGCTCGACAACTACGTGCCCGACCCCGATGAGCGCGCCGCCGCGTTTGCCGCGGTCGAGAACATCCCCTCTATCTCCAAGAAGGCCGACTTCTGCATGAAGTGGATGGACTCTATCCAGCAGCTTGAGGCGCTCGAAACCCGCGAGCATCGCCGCCAGTTCCTGCTCAACCTGATCTGCTTTGCTGCCTGCATCGAGGGCCTCTTCTTCTTTGCCGCGTTCGCTTATGTTTACTTCTTCCGCTCGAAGGGTCTGTTGCATGGGCTGGCTGCGGGCACCAACTGGGTCTTCCGCGATGAGAGCTGCCACCTGGAGTTTGCGTTCGAGGTTGTCAACGTGGTTCGTGCGCAGGAGCCAGATCTTTGGGATGCTGAGCTGGAGAAGGACATCGTCACCATGCTGCATGAGGCTGTCGATGCCGAGGCTCAGTTTGCTGAAGACCTGCTCGCCGGTGGTGTGGCCGGGCTTTCGCTGCGCGATATGAGGCAGTACCTGGGCTATGTGGCTGACTCGCGGTTGCAGCGGCTTGGGATTGCTCCGGTGTTCAATGCGAAGAATCCCTTCTCCTTCATGGAGCTTCAGGATGTGCAGGAGCTTACCAACTTCTTCGAGCGCCGCGTGTCTGCGTATCAGAGCGCTGTGCAGGGTGAGGTTGGGTTTGGTGAGGACTTTTAG
- a CDS encoding ribonucleoside-diphosphate reductase subunit alpha, translating to MATFANSTSDSTHIQTSLSDLAPGFPAREETPIMHVRKRNGALEPVDVNKIVRAVQRSSYGLTHVDAIRVASKTIGGLYDGATTRELDTISIDTAASLIAEEPQYSRLAARLLLATIVKEVSALNLHSFSQAIAYGHQEGVVSKATAEFVQTHARKLNHAVDETFSDRFEYFGLRTVYDRYLLRDPISRSVIETPQHFFLRVACGLAGTAHEAIEFYRLIASLDYMPSSPTLFNSGTKHAQMSSCYLHDSPTDSLESIYDTYKNVAMLSKFSGGIGLAFHRVRSEGSLIRATNGLSNGIVPWLRTLDSSVAAVNQGGKRKGACCVYLEPWHADIESFLELRENTGDLSRRTYNLNLANWIPDLFMQRAEADGMWSLFDPKDVPQLPDLYGEEFTLAYEKAEADKLYHRQIKARELYARMMRSLAETGNGWMTFKDATNLKCNQTGKPGNVVHLSNLCTEITEVTSNDQTAVCNLGSINLARHVIADENGNASFDFEKLGATVRTAVPMLDRVIDINYYPIAQAAGSNVQWRPIGLGIMGLQDVFFQLHLPFDSAEAQALSTKIQEEIYFHALTASAALAEKDGPHPTFKDTRMAEGKFQFDLWNVTPSDTARWEELRARIAKTGVRNSLVIAIAPTATIASIVGCYECIEPQISNLFKRETLSGEFLQVNRYLVDELQLRGLWTEEMRMRLKMAEGSIQNIAELPDDLKLLYRTVWEIPMRALIDMAAARNAYIDQSQSLNLFAESPNIGRLSSMYMYAWKQGLKTTYYLRSRPATKIAKTTVQNTSSHAGAAASNALPAASVQEAIACSLENPESCEACQ from the coding sequence ATGGCCACTTTCGCAAACTCGACCTCCGATTCGACCCACATCCAGACCAGCCTCTCCGATCTCGCGCCCGGATTCCCCGCCCGCGAGGAGACGCCCATCATGCACGTTCGCAAGCGCAACGGCGCGCTCGAACCAGTGGACGTCAACAAGATCGTCCGCGCTGTACAACGCTCGTCCTACGGGCTGACTCATGTCGATGCGATCCGCGTTGCATCGAAGACCATCGGCGGCCTGTATGACGGGGCCACCACGCGCGAACTCGACACCATCTCCATTGATACGGCCGCCTCTCTGATCGCCGAGGAGCCGCAGTACTCGCGGCTGGCGGCGCGGCTGCTGCTCGCCACCATCGTCAAAGAGGTCTCGGCGCTGAACCTGCACTCGTTCTCGCAGGCCATCGCATATGGGCACCAGGAGGGTGTGGTCTCAAAGGCCACCGCCGAGTTCGTCCAGACCCACGCGCGCAAGCTGAACCACGCCGTCGATGAGACCTTTTCCGACCGCTTCGAGTACTTTGGGCTGCGCACGGTATATGACCGCTATCTACTGCGTGATCCGATCTCACGTAGCGTGATCGAGACGCCGCAGCACTTCTTTCTGCGCGTGGCGTGCGGGCTGGCGGGCACGGCGCATGAGGCCATCGAGTTCTATCGGCTGATCGCGTCGCTCGACTACATGCCCTCGTCGCCGACGCTCTTCAACTCCGGCACCAAGCACGCGCAGATGTCCTCGTGCTATCTGCACGACTCGCCGACGGACTCGCTCGAGAGCATCTACGACACGTATAAGAACGTCGCCATGCTTTCGAAGTTCTCGGGCGGCATCGGGCTGGCCTTTCATCGCGTGCGCTCGGAGGGATCGCTGATCCGCGCTACCAATGGGCTTTCGAACGGCATTGTGCCGTGGCTGCGGACGCTGGATAGCTCCGTTGCTGCCGTCAATCAGGGCGGTAAGCGCAAGGGTGCTTGCTGCGTTTATCTGGAGCCGTGGCATGCGGATATCGAGTCGTTCCTCGAGCTGCGTGAGAACACCGGAGACCTCTCGCGGCGTACGTATAACCTGAACCTCGCTAACTGGATTCCCGACCTCTTTATGCAGCGTGCTGAGGCTGACGGCATGTGGTCGCTCTTCGATCCGAAGGACGTGCCGCAGTTGCCCGATCTCTATGGCGAGGAGTTTACCCTGGCCTACGAGAAGGCCGAGGCGGATAAGCTTTACCATCGCCAGATCAAGGCGCGTGAGCTGTATGCGCGCATGATGCGCTCGCTGGCCGAGACCGGCAACGGCTGGATGACCTTCAAGGACGCTACCAACCTGAAGTGCAACCAGACCGGCAAGCCGGGCAATGTGGTGCACCTGTCGAACCTCTGCACTGAGATCACCGAGGTGACCTCGAACGACCAGACTGCCGTGTGCAACCTGGGGTCGATCAACTTGGCGCGGCACGTCATTGCGGATGAGAACGGCAACGCCAGCTTCGACTTCGAGAAGCTCGGCGCGACCGTGCGCACGGCGGTTCCGATGCTCGATCGCGTGATCGACATCAACTACTACCCCATCGCGCAGGCTGCTGGATCGAACGTGCAGTGGCGGCCCATCGGGCTTGGCATCATGGGCTTGCAGGATGTGTTCTTCCAGCTTCATCTTCCCTTTGACTCCGCCGAGGCGCAGGCGCTCTCGACGAAGATTCAGGAGGAGATTTACTTCCACGCGCTTACGGCTTCGGCTGCGCTGGCTGAGAAGGATGGGCCTCACCCGACCTTCAAGGACACGCGGATGGCGGAGGGTAAGTTCCAGTTCGATCTGTGGAATGTGACGCCCTCGGACACTGCGCGTTGGGAGGAGCTGCGGGCTCGCATCGCCAAGACCGGTGTGCGTAACTCGCTGGTGATTGCGATTGCGCCCACCGCGACCATCGCCTCTATCGTCGGCTGCTACGAGTGCATCGAGCCGCAGATCTCCAACCTCTTCAAGCGTGAGACGCTCTCGGGCGAGTTCCTGCAGGTGAATCGCTACCTCGTCGATGAGCTGCAACTGCGCGGGCTTTGGACCGAGGAGATGCGGATGCGGCTCAAGATGGCCGAGGGCTCGATCCAGAACATCGCCGAGCTGCCCGACGATCTGAAGCTGCTCTACCGCACTGTGTGGGAGATTCCCATGCGCGCGCTCATCGACATGGCCGCAGCGCGTAATGCGTACATCGACCAGTCGCAGTCGCTGAACCTCTTTGCCGAGTCACCCAACATCGGCAGGCTCTCTTCCATGTACATGTACGCGTGGAAGCAGGGCCTGAAGACCACCTACTACCTGCGCTCGCGGCCCGCGACGAAGATCGCCAAGACCACCGTGCAGAACACCTCGTCGCACGCGGGCGCGGCGGCTTCGAATGCCCTGCCTGCCGCTTCCGTTCAAGAGGCCATTGCTTGCTCGCTCGAGAATCCTGAGTCGTGCGAGGCTTGCCAGTAA